A single region of the Nicotiana sylvestris chromosome 6, ASM39365v2, whole genome shotgun sequence genome encodes:
- the LOC138870589 gene encoding uncharacterized protein, translating to MIEKHKQWNEKLLFALLGYCTTVRTSIGATPYMLVYGTEAVIPAEVEIPSLPIIQEAKLDNVEWVKNRYEQLDIIYGKRMNAVCHSQLYQNRMSRAFNKRVKPRQFTPGQLVLKKIFPHQYEARGKFSPNWQGPYMVHQVLTGGALILAEMDG from the coding sequence atgatagagaagcataagcagtggaaTGAGAAGCTattatttgctttattgggatactgcaccacagtccgcacatcaatcggggcaaccccctatatgctagtttatggtacagaagccgtcattcccgccgaggtggaaattccctcaTTACCAATCATACAAGAAGCAAAGCTAGACAATGTAGAATGGGTGAAGAATCGTTATGAGCAGCTAGATATTAtatatggaaagagaatgaatgcagtttgccacagtcagctttatcagaacaggatgtccagagccttcaacaaaagagtcaagccgagacagttcacaccggggcaactagtgttaaagaaaatctttccacatcaatATGAAGCTagagggaaattctctcccaattggcagggtccatacatggttcaccaggttctaacaggaggagccctcatactcgcagaaatggacggatAA